From the genome of Streptomyces sp. NBC_01317, one region includes:
- a CDS encoding ArsR/SmtB family transcription factor codes for MLRIHFTGKDLGGVRMAGGPDPLWETILSFHRIRDRRGPLVFGEWRTETRSRLNGETRLLSALVPQRGYFPDFLTPSEGRYGLDAGLEALRATTPERIRAELALLASGRGGRKSRPARKDAARLTDSTRLADLADGEPAPLARLVEVLRVYHRAAVEPYWPHIRARADADRALRGRALLDGGADELLATLPPMLRWRAPVLEADYPVDRELHLNGRGLRLQPSFFCRSTPVVLHNPALPPVLVYPVTHSDVPVPHERPDARLSLGRLVGHTRSAVLEAIEHGCTTSELARRTAVSLASASQHASVLREAGLVVTLRHGSSVLHTLTPLGAALLRGGAPTDGCYARNGPVTS; via the coding sequence GTGCTGCGTATTCATTTCACGGGGAAGGATCTCGGCGGGGTCCGGATGGCCGGAGGACCCGACCCCCTGTGGGAAACGATTCTCAGCTTTCACCGAATACGGGATCGGCGCGGCCCGCTCGTCTTCGGCGAATGGCGAACGGAAACCCGCAGCCGGCTGAATGGTGAAACACGGCTGCTCTCCGCGCTCGTTCCCCAGCGCGGCTATTTCCCCGATTTCCTGACCCCGTCCGAGGGCCGGTACGGGCTCGACGCCGGCCTGGAGGCCCTGCGCGCGACCACCCCCGAGCGCATCCGCGCGGAACTGGCCCTGCTCGCCTCGGGCCGGGGCGGGCGCAAGTCCCGCCCGGCGCGCAAGGACGCCGCCCGGCTCACCGACTCCACCCGCCTCGCCGACCTCGCCGACGGCGAACCGGCCCCGCTGGCCCGCCTCGTGGAGGTGCTGCGTGTCTACCACCGGGCCGCCGTCGAGCCGTACTGGCCGCACATCAGGGCCAGGGCCGACGCGGACCGCGCGCTGCGCGGCCGGGCCCTGCTCGACGGGGGCGCGGACGAACTGCTCGCCACCCTCCCGCCGATGCTGCGCTGGCGCGCCCCGGTCCTGGAGGCGGACTACCCGGTCGACCGCGAACTGCACTTGAACGGCCGGGGGTTAAGGCTCCAACCGTCCTTCTTCTGCCGCAGCACCCCGGTGGTCCTCCACAACCCGGCGCTGCCGCCCGTCCTCGTCTATCCCGTCACCCACTCCGACGTACCGGTGCCCCACGAACGGCCGGACGCGCGCCTCTCGTTGGGCCGGCTCGTCGGCCACACCCGCTCCGCCGTCCTCGAAGCCATCGAGCACGGCTGCACGACCAGCGAACTGGCCCGCAGAACCGCGGTGTCCCTCGCCTCGGCGAGCCAGCACGCCTCCGTCCTGCGGGAGGCCGGCCTGGTCGTCACGCTGCGGCACGGCAGTTCCGTACTGCACACGCTGACCCCCCTGGGCGCCGCCCTCCTGCGGGGCGGCGCCCCCACCGACGGGTGTTACGCCCGGAACGGGCCCGTCACCTCGTAG
- a CDS encoding gamma-glutamylcyclotransferase family protein, with translation MSLPDHHRGGELPFFVYGTLRPGEDNYELFLRGRTTGEEPARLENAALYDGPGYPYAIEAPGATVVGEIVSALPGAEVGAGPGSYRELLSVLDELEEYVTPGDPRNLYERVPRDVRRADGTTVRAWVYFAAPRVARELRAAGRPIAGGDWIAHVTHRSPGP, from the coding sequence GTGTCACTGCCCGACCACCACCGGGGCGGAGAACTGCCCTTCTTCGTGTACGGCACCCTGCGGCCGGGCGAGGACAACTACGAACTCTTCCTTCGGGGCCGTACCACCGGCGAGGAGCCGGCCCGCCTGGAGAACGCGGCGCTGTACGACGGCCCCGGCTACCCGTACGCGATCGAGGCCCCGGGAGCGACGGTCGTCGGCGAGATCGTCTCGGCGCTGCCGGGGGCGGAGGTGGGCGCGGGGCCGGGCTCGTACCGCGAACTGCTCTCCGTCCTAGACGAGTTGGAGGAGTACGTAACACCCGGCGATCCCCGCAACCTGTACGAGCGGGTGCCCCGCGACGTGCGGCGCGCGGACGGGACCACGGTCCGGGCCTGGGTGTACTTCGCCGCGCCGCGCGTGGCCCGCGAGCTGAGAGCGGCGGGCCGTCCGATCGCGGGAGGCGACTGGATCGCGCATGTCACCCACCGCTCGCCCGGGCCCTGA
- a CDS encoding aminotransferase class IV, whose product MTFSPSHPLIEIDGRPATDDGLRFRALDHYGHFTAMQVRDGRVRGLALHLARLDSATREMFGAGLDGERVRALLRHALGDVRDASVRVHVQWPEAAEEATVMVTVRPPADPVGGSPVALMSVPYLRTAPHLKHLGDFGQAHYGRLAVRAGFDSALLTGDGGVVAEGAVANICFWDGTSLVWPDAPVLTGITMALLDSQLPGSGVPSVRREVTLAQLLSFQAAFVTNSRGIAPVSRIDSTEFPGEPGLLKTVTDLYEGVEGDRL is encoded by the coding sequence ATGACGTTCTCCCCCTCACATCCGCTCATCGAGATCGACGGCCGGCCCGCCACCGACGACGGCCTGCGGTTCCGCGCGCTCGATCACTACGGGCACTTCACCGCCATGCAGGTCAGGGACGGCCGGGTGCGCGGCCTCGCGCTCCATCTGGCCCGGCTGGACTCCGCGACCCGGGAGATGTTCGGCGCGGGTCTGGACGGGGAGCGGGTACGGGCCCTGCTCCGGCACGCCCTCGGTGACGTACGGGACGCCTCGGTCAGGGTCCACGTCCAGTGGCCCGAGGCGGCGGAGGAGGCCACGGTCATGGTGACCGTACGGCCGCCCGCGGACCCGGTCGGCGGGAGCCCGGTGGCCCTGATGTCCGTCCCGTACCTGCGGACCGCCCCCCACCTCAAACACCTCGGTGACTTCGGCCAGGCCCACTACGGCCGTCTCGCGGTACGCGCGGGCTTCGACAGCGCGCTGCTCACCGGGGACGGCGGGGTGGTGGCGGAGGGCGCCGTCGCCAACATCTGCTTCTGGGACGGCACTTCACTCGTCTGGCCGGACGCGCCCGTGCTGACCGGCATCACCATGGCGCTGCTGGATTCCCAACTGCCCGGCTCCGGCGTGCCGTCGGTACGGCGCGAGGTCACTCTCGCCCAACTCCTCAGCTTCCAGGCCGCTTTCGTCACCAACTCCCGTGGCATCGCGCCGGTCTCCCGCATCGACTCGACGGAGTTCCCGGGCGAACCGGGGCTGCTCAAGACGGTGACGGACCTGTACGAAGGGGTGGAGGGGGACCGCCTCTGA
- a CDS encoding SanA/YdcF family protein, whose product MPLPKLPRLPRPPRLARPVTLPRLPRTRRGQRLAVQAVMAGCVLALAPVTWMYTAADSHVRTVADVPATDVAVVFGAGLREGRPSPYLAHRLDTAAELYRTGKVRVVLVTGDNSRVEYDEPDAMRTYLTGHGVPDGRIVSDYAGFDTWDSCARAKKIFGVDRAVLVTQGFHVRRAVALCRSAGVDSYGVGVDERHDVTWYYGGVREVFAAGKAALDAALRPDPHFLGPAEPGVAEALGSASPR is encoded by the coding sequence ATGCCACTGCCGAAGCTGCCACGCCTCCCCCGGCCCCCGCGCCTGGCGCGTCCGGTCACTCTGCCGCGCCTGCCGCGCACCCGGCGTGGCCAACGCCTCGCCGTACAGGCCGTGATGGCGGGGTGTGTGCTCGCGCTGGCACCGGTGACCTGGATGTACACGGCGGCCGACAGCCATGTCCGTACGGTCGCGGACGTCCCGGCCACGGACGTCGCCGTGGTGTTCGGCGCCGGGCTGCGGGAGGGCCGTCCGTCGCCGTATCTCGCGCACCGCCTCGACACGGCGGCCGAGTTGTACCGTACGGGCAAGGTACGGGTCGTGCTGGTCACCGGCGACAACAGCCGGGTGGAGTACGACGAGCCGGACGCGATGCGCACGTACCTGACCGGACACGGCGTGCCGGACGGGCGCATCGTCAGCGACTACGCGGGGTTCGACACCTGGGACTCCTGCGCCCGGGCCAAGAAGATATTCGGGGTCGACCGGGCGGTGCTCGTCACGCAGGGGTTCCATGTCCGGCGGGCCGTGGCCCTCTGCCGTTCCGCCGGGGTCGACTCGTACGGGGTCGGGGTCGACGAGCGGCACGACGTGACCTGGTACTACGGCGGCGTGCGGGAGGTGTTCGCGGCGGGCAAGGCGGCGCTGGACGCGGCGCTGCGGCCGGACCCCCACTTCCTCGGGCCGGCGGAACCGGGAGTGGCCGAGGCCCTGGGGTCGGCGTCGCCGAGGTGA
- a CDS encoding class I SAM-dependent DNA methyltransferase → MTSSELWSRETADRYDAGETETSSPAVLGPTVAFLAELAGDGRALEFAIGTGRVGVPLRERGVPVVGIELSEHMAAVLRRKVDEDTLPVTLGDMATTVVPGGFTLVYLVYNTISNLLTQDEQVECFRNAARHLEPGGRFVIELGVPPLRFLPPGQVAVPFDVSERHLGFDTFDLVEQILVSHHFSREGSGGGDGDDGRYRRDNSRHRYAWPAELDLMARIAGLELERRVADWDGAPFTQDSGKHISVWRKPT, encoded by the coding sequence GTGACGAGTAGTGAACTGTGGAGCCGCGAGACCGCCGACCGCTACGACGCCGGGGAGACCGAAACGTCCTCGCCCGCCGTTCTCGGACCGACCGTCGCCTTCCTGGCGGAGCTGGCCGGAGACGGCCGGGCACTGGAGTTCGCGATCGGGACCGGCCGCGTGGGTGTCCCGCTCCGGGAACGCGGCGTACCGGTCGTGGGAATCGAACTGTCCGAGCACATGGCGGCGGTACTGCGGCGCAAGGTCGACGAGGACACGCTTCCGGTGACCCTCGGGGACATGGCCACCACCGTTGTCCCCGGCGGATTCACCCTGGTCTACCTCGTCTACAACACCATCTCGAACCTGCTGACGCAGGACGAGCAGGTCGAGTGCTTCCGCAACGCCGCACGTCATCTGGAGCCCGGCGGCCGATTTGTCATCGAGCTGGGGGTGCCGCCGCTGCGGTTCCTGCCGCCCGGCCAGGTCGCGGTGCCGTTCGACGTCTCCGAGCGGCATCTCGGCTTCGACACCTTCGACCTGGTCGAGCAGATCCTTGTCTCGCACCACTTCTCCCGCGAGGGCTCCGGCGGCGGTGACGGTGACGACGGCCGCTACCGCCGCGACAACTCCCGCCACCGGTACGCCTGGCCGGCGGAGCTCGACCTGATGGCACGGATCGCCGGGCTCGAACTGGAGCGTCGTGTCGCGGACTGGGACGGGGCACCGTTCACCCAGGACTCCGGCAAGCACATCTCCGTGTGGCGCAAGCCCACCTGA
- a CDS encoding class F sortase, translating to MNAQVKGQAWLLVIAVFAGIWLIRTGSEPVTPPTPPPSEAFAAGPGPGRGPGPGSSPPPHQRQKSPGPQHTTTATPLPPSTPVRLRIPALRVDTPLTDLALTPDGSLEVPPADNTNLAGWYRDGPSPGAKGTAIVAGHVDNARGPAVFYALGSLRKGHRIEVTRQDGRTAEFTVDAVEVYTNEDFPDRKVYGAADRAELRLITCGGGFSKRTGYQGNVVAYAHLTHTH from the coding sequence ATGAACGCGCAGGTCAAGGGCCAGGCCTGGCTGCTGGTGATCGCCGTCTTCGCCGGGATCTGGCTCATCAGGACCGGATCCGAGCCGGTCACCCCACCCACTCCCCCGCCCTCCGAAGCCTTCGCGGCCGGCCCAGGCCCAGGCCGAGGCCCAGGCCCGGGCTCGTCCCCACCCCCGCACCAGCGCCAGAAGTCACCGGGGCCCCAACACACCACAACAGCAACCCCCCTCCCACCCTCCACCCCCGTACGGCTGCGCATCCCCGCCCTCCGCGTCGACACACCGCTGACCGACCTGGCCCTGACGCCGGACGGCAGCCTGGAGGTCCCGCCCGCCGACAACACGAACCTCGCGGGCTGGTACCGGGACGGACCATCCCCCGGCGCCAAGGGCACGGCGATCGTCGCGGGCCACGTCGACAACGCGCGCGGACCCGCCGTCTTCTACGCCCTGGGCTCGCTCAGGAAGGGCCACCGGATCGAGGTCACCCGGCAGGACGGCCGTACGGCGGAGTTCACGGTCGACGCCGTGGAGGTCTACACGAACGAGGACTTCCCCGACCGCAAGGTGTACGGAGCCGCCGACCGGGCCGAGCTACGGCTGATCACCTGCGGCGGCGGCTTCTCGAAGCGAACGGGCTACCAGGGCAACGTGGTGGCGTACGCCCACCTCACCCACACCCACTGA
- the ppdK gene encoding pyruvate, phosphate dikinase has product MKGLLGGKGANLAEMTNLGLPVPPGFTITTDACNVYLDSGTEPAALRDEVSAHLDALERRMAKKLGQSDDPLLVSVRSGAKFSMPGMMDTVLNVGLSDHSVAGLATQSGDERFAWDSYRRLIQMFGATVLGVDGHLFEEALEEIKHAKKAATDVDLDAGDLKKLVKQFKKIVSREAGRDFPQEPREQLDLAIRSVFDSWNTGRAKLYRRQERIPGDLGTAVTICSMVFGNLGPDSGTGVAFTRDPASGHQGVYGDYLQNAQGEDVVAGIRNTVPLAELETLDKKSYDRLMAIMETLETHYRDLCDIEFTIERGQLWMLQTRVGKRTAGAAFRIATQLVDQGLIDEAEALQRVNGAQLAQLMFPRFAEDSKGELLGRGIAASPGAAVGKAVFDSYTAIKWSRSGEKVILIRRETNPDDLEGMIAAEGILTSRGGKTSHAAVVARGMGKTCVCGAEELEVDTKRRRMTAGQIVIEEGDVVSIDGSTGKVYRGEVPVVPSPVVEYFEGRMHAGADEADELVGAVHRMMAYADRRRRLRVRANADNAEDALRARRFGAQGIGLCRTEHMFLGERRTMVEKLILADTDDERDHALGALLPLQKKDFVELFEAMDGLPVTVRLLDPPLHEFLPDITELSVRVALAEAREDHNENDLRLLQAVHKLHEQNPMLGLRGVRLGLVIPGLFAMQVRAIAEAVAARTLAKGDPRAEIMIPLVGTVQELEIVRDEALLVIAEVERATGVELRLALGTMIELPRAALTAGQIAEAAEFFSFGTNDLTQTVWGFSRDDVEASFFTAYLEKGIFGVSPFETIDRDGVGALVRSACEAGRATRPGLKLGVCGEHGGDPESVHFFHEVGLDYVSCSPFRIPVARLEAGRAAAASAGSDSR; this is encoded by the coding sequence ATGAAGGGTCTCCTCGGTGGCAAAGGTGCCAACCTCGCCGAGATGACCAACCTCGGGCTGCCCGTCCCTCCGGGCTTCACCATCACCACGGACGCGTGCAACGTCTACCTCGACAGCGGTACGGAACCGGCCGCCCTGCGCGACGAGGTCAGCGCCCATCTCGACGCCCTGGAGCGGCGGATGGCCAAGAAGCTCGGCCAGTCCGACGACCCGCTGCTCGTCTCCGTACGCTCCGGCGCCAAGTTCTCCATGCCCGGCATGATGGACACCGTTCTGAACGTCGGGCTCTCCGACCACTCGGTCGCGGGGCTCGCCACCCAGTCCGGGGACGAACGCTTCGCGTGGGACTCGTACCGCCGCCTGATCCAGATGTTCGGCGCCACCGTGCTCGGCGTCGACGGGCACCTCTTCGAGGAGGCGCTCGAAGAGATCAAACACGCCAAGAAGGCCGCCACCGACGTGGATCTGGACGCCGGGGACCTCAAGAAGCTGGTCAAGCAGTTCAAGAAGATCGTCTCCCGCGAGGCGGGACGGGACTTCCCGCAGGAGCCCCGCGAGCAGCTGGACCTCGCGATCCGCTCGGTCTTCGACTCCTGGAACACCGGCCGCGCCAAGCTCTACCGCCGCCAGGAGCGCATCCCCGGCGACCTCGGCACCGCCGTCACCATCTGCTCGATGGTCTTCGGCAACCTCGGCCCCGACTCGGGTACGGGCGTGGCCTTCACCCGGGACCCCGCCAGCGGACACCAGGGGGTGTACGGCGACTACCTCCAGAACGCGCAGGGTGAGGACGTCGTCGCGGGCATCCGCAACACCGTGCCCCTCGCCGAGCTGGAGACCCTCGACAAGAAGTCGTACGACCGGCTGATGGCGATCATGGAGACCCTGGAGACGCACTACCGGGATCTGTGCGACATCGAATTCACCATCGAACGCGGGCAGTTGTGGATGCTCCAGACCCGCGTCGGCAAGCGCACAGCGGGCGCCGCCTTCCGGATCGCCACCCAACTGGTCGACCAGGGACTGATCGACGAGGCCGAGGCCCTCCAGCGTGTCAACGGCGCCCAGTTGGCGCAGCTGATGTTCCCGCGCTTCGCGGAGGACTCGAAGGGCGAGCTGCTCGGGCGCGGGATCGCCGCCTCGCCCGGCGCGGCCGTCGGCAAGGCCGTCTTCGACTCGTACACCGCGATCAAGTGGTCCCGCTCCGGCGAGAAGGTCATCCTGATCCGCCGCGAGACCAACCCCGACGACCTGGAAGGCATGATCGCCGCCGAGGGCATCCTGACCTCGCGGGGCGGCAAGACCTCGCACGCGGCGGTGGTGGCCCGGGGCATGGGCAAGACGTGTGTGTGCGGCGCGGAGGAGTTGGAGGTCGACACCAAACGCCGCCGGATGACGGCCGGTCAGATCGTCATCGAGGAGGGGGACGTGGTCTCCATCGACGGCTCGACCGGCAAGGTCTACCGGGGCGAGGTGCCCGTCGTCCCCTCGCCCGTGGTCGAGTACTTCGAGGGGCGCATGCACGCGGGCGCCGACGAGGCCGACGAACTGGTCGGGGCCGTCCACCGGATGATGGCGTACGCGGACCGGCGCCGCCGGCTGCGGGTGCGCGCCAACGCGGACAACGCCGAGGACGCCCTGCGCGCCCGCCGCTTCGGCGCCCAGGGGATCGGCCTGTGCCGTACGGAACACATGTTCCTCGGCGAGCGCAGGACGATGGTCGAGAAGCTCATCCTCGCGGACACGGACGACGAACGGGACCACGCGCTGGGGGCGTTGCTGCCCCTCCAGAAGAAGGACTTCGTCGAGCTGTTCGAGGCGATGGACGGACTGCCCGTCACCGTACGGCTGCTGGACCCGCCCCTGCACGAATTCCTGCCGGACATCACGGAGTTGTCGGTACGGGTCGCGCTCGCCGAGGCCCGCGAGGACCACAACGAGAACGACCTGCGGCTCCTCCAGGCCGTCCACAAGCTCCACGAGCAGAACCCGATGCTCGGCCTGCGCGGGGTACGGCTCGGGCTGGTCATCCCCGGGCTGTTCGCCATGCAGGTACGGGCCATCGCCGAGGCGGTGGCCGCCCGGACCCTCGCCAAGGGCGACCCGCGCGCCGAGATCATGATCCCGCTCGTCGGTACGGTCCAGGAGCTGGAGATCGTCCGGGACGAGGCGCTGCTGGTCATCGCCGAGGTCGAGCGGGCCACGGGGGTCGAACTGCGCCTGGCGCTGGGCACGATGATCGAGCTGCCCCGGGCCGCGCTGACGGCGGGTCAGATCGCGGAGGCGGCGGAGTTCTTCTCGTTCGGTACGAACGACCTCACCCAGACCGTCTGGGGCTTCTCCCGTGACGACGTCGAGGCGAGCTTCTTCACCGCGTACCTGGAGAAGGGCATCTTCGGGGTCTCCCCGTTCGAGACAATCGACCGGGACGGCGTCGGCGCGCTCGTCCGCAGCGCGTGCGAGGCGGGGCGCGCCACACGTCCCGGCCTCAAGCTGGGCGTGTGCGGCGAGCACGGCGGTGACCCGGAGTCGGTGCACTTCTTCCACGAGGTGGGCCTGGACTACGTGTCCTGCTCGCCTTTCCGGATCCCCGTCGCCCGCCTCGAAGCGGGGCGCGCGGCGGCGGCCTCGGCCGGGAGTGACTCCCGGTAA
- a CDS encoding NADPH-dependent FMN reductase, producing MAPLTTSEPTASAASAASAAPEPAPSIPLKLAVILGSTREGRFGPVVADWFLSRTDRHAGFSADLVDLADIDLPTALSFRPGPAVQDQLARVSPRLADADAFVVITPEYNHSFPAALKSLIDWHYGEWQAKPVGFVSYGGISGGLRAVEQLRQIFAEMHAVTVRDTVSFHNAGAHFDEEGHHKDPSAAETAATAMLDQLAWWGLALRDAKSTRPYGK from the coding sequence ATGGCGCCACTCACCACATCCGAACCGACCGCTTCCGCCGCTTCCGCCGCCTCCGCTGCCCCCGAACCGGCCCCTTCCATCCCTCTGAAGCTCGCCGTCATCCTCGGCAGCACCCGTGAAGGCCGCTTCGGCCCGGTCGTCGCCGACTGGTTCTTGAGCCGGACCGACCGGCACGCCGGCTTCTCCGCCGACCTGGTCGACCTCGCCGACATCGACCTGCCGACCGCCCTCTCCTTCCGCCCCGGTCCGGCCGTACAGGACCAACTGGCCAGGGTCAGCCCCCGGTTGGCCGACGCCGACGCCTTTGTCGTCATCACCCCCGAGTACAACCACTCCTTCCCCGCCGCCCTCAAGTCCCTGATCGACTGGCACTACGGCGAATGGCAGGCCAAGCCGGTCGGGTTCGTCTCGTACGGAGGAATCTCCGGCGGTCTGCGTGCCGTCGAGCAACTGCGCCAGATCTTCGCGGAGATGCACGCCGTGACCGTCCGGGACACGGTCTCCTTCCACAACGCGGGCGCCCACTTCGACGAGGAGGGCCACCACAAGGACCCGTCCGCCGCCGAGACGGCCGCCACCGCGATGCTCGACCAGCTCGCCTGGTGGGGCCTGGCCCTACGGGACGCCAAGTCCACCCGCCCGTACGGGAAATGA
- a CDS encoding alkaline phosphatase PhoX, which translates to MERRSFLRGAVIGTSAAALGGTLWRGAAFAAPAQPGAGPYGALGAADGNNIRLPAGFTSRVIARSGQQVSGTAYTWHNAPDGGACYADGTGWIYVSNSEIDPSGGAGAVRFSSTGAITGAYRILSGTHQNCAGGKTPWNTWLSCEEVDRGYVYETDPWGVKAAVRRDTMGRFKHEAAAADPVRRTIYLTEDTTDGCFYRFTPSTWGDLSAGRLEVLVAGTATSGPVTWKTVPDPSGATATRNQVSGAKRFNGGEGCYYANDTCWFTTKGDNRVWQYNAAASTLELAYDDSLVSGTAPLTGVDNVTGSASGDLFVAEDGGNLEICVITPDDVVAPFLRVGGQSASEITGPAFSPDGRRLYFSSQRGTSGSSSGGITYEVTGPFRA; encoded by the coding sequence GTGGAACGTCGCAGTTTCCTGCGCGGAGCCGTCATCGGCACGTCGGCCGCCGCTCTCGGCGGCACCTTGTGGCGCGGCGCCGCCTTTGCCGCGCCCGCCCAGCCGGGCGCCGGGCCCTACGGGGCCCTCGGCGCGGCGGACGGCAACAACATCCGGCTGCCCGCCGGGTTCACCAGCCGCGTGATCGCGCGGTCCGGGCAGCAGGTGTCCGGTACGGCGTACACCTGGCACAACGCGCCCGACGGCGGGGCCTGCTACGCGGACGGCACCGGCTGGATCTATGTCTCGAACTCGGAGATCGATCCGTCGGGCGGCGCGGGCGCGGTCCGCTTCTCCTCGACCGGGGCGATCACCGGCGCGTACCGGATCCTCTCCGGGACGCACCAGAACTGCGCGGGCGGCAAGACCCCGTGGAACACCTGGCTCTCCTGCGAGGAGGTCGACCGCGGGTATGTGTACGAGACCGATCCGTGGGGTGTGAAGGCGGCGGTACGGCGGGACACGATGGGCCGGTTCAAGCACGAGGCCGCCGCCGCCGACCCCGTACGGCGGACGATCTACCTCACCGAGGACACCACCGACGGGTGCTTCTACCGCTTCACGCCCTCGACGTGGGGCGATCTGTCGGCGGGGCGGCTGGAGGTGCTCGTCGCGGGCACGGCCACCAGCGGGCCCGTCACGTGGAAGACCGTTCCCGACCCGAGCGGCGCCACCGCGACCCGTAACCAGGTGTCGGGCGCCAAGCGGTTCAACGGCGGCGAGGGCTGCTACTACGCCAACGACACCTGCTGGTTCACCACCAAGGGCGACAACCGCGTCTGGCAGTACAACGCGGCCGCCTCGACCCTCGAACTCGCCTACGACGACTCGCTCGTGTCCGGTACGGCGCCGCTCACCGGTGTCGACAACGTCACCGGGTCGGCGTCCGGGGACCTGTTCGTGGCGGAGGACGGCGGGAATCTGGAGATCTGCGTGATCACCCCGGACGACGTCGTCGCGCCGTTCCTGCGGGTCGGCGGGCAGTCCGCCTCGGAGATCACCGGGCCCGCCTTCTCCCCCGACGGCAGGCGGCTGTACTTCTCCAGCCAGCGCGGTACGAGCGGGAGTTCGTCCGGCGGCATCACCTACGAGGTGACGGGCCCGTTCCGGGCGTAA
- a CDS encoding sulfite exporter TauE/SafE family protein: protein MPDISVTTLLLLCLAAAGAGWIDAVVGGGGLLLLPAMLLGLPHVPAAHILGTNKAVAIVGTSGAAVTYLRKAPVDVRTAVRIGGAALVGSMTGAFFAAGISSDVLRPVIMVVLLGVAAFVMLRPSFGRAEAGGPVTRGRTVTAIVLVGGGIGFYDGLFGPGTGTFLVLALTAVLHLDLVTASATAKIVNVCTNAGALAMFAYQGTVMWQLAGLMAVFNLAGGMFGARMALRKGSEFVRGVLLVVVFSLVAKLAFDQWTG from the coding sequence GTGCCCGACATATCCGTGACCACGCTCCTTCTGCTCTGCCTCGCCGCCGCCGGGGCCGGGTGGATCGACGCCGTGGTGGGCGGGGGCGGGCTGCTTCTTCTGCCCGCGATGCTGCTCGGGCTGCCGCACGTCCCGGCCGCGCACATCCTCGGGACCAACAAGGCCGTCGCGATCGTCGGCACTTCGGGGGCGGCGGTGACGTACCTGCGCAAGGCCCCGGTCGACGTGCGGACCGCTGTCAGGATCGGGGGCGCGGCGCTGGTGGGCTCGATGACCGGGGCGTTCTTCGCGGCCGGGATCAGCAGTGACGTGCTGCGGCCCGTGATCATGGTGGTGCTGCTGGGGGTGGCGGCCTTTGTGATGCTGCGGCCCTCCTTTGGCCGCGCGGAGGCGGGGGGACCGGTCACCCGGGGCCGTACCGTCACGGCGATCGTGCTGGTCGGCGGGGGGATCGGCTTTTACGACGGGCTCTTCGGGCCTGGTACGGGAACGTTTCTCGTGCTGGCCCTGACCGCCGTCCTCCACCTGGATCTGGTGACCGCGTCGGCGACCGCGAAGATCGTGAACGTGTGCACGAATGCCGGGGCGCTCGCGATGTTCGCGTACCAGGGCACGGTGATGTGGCAGCTGGCGGGGCTGATGGCGGTGTTCAACCTGGCGGGCGGGATGTTCGGGGCCCGGATGGCGCTCAGGAAGGGCAGCGAGTTCGTGCGGGGGGTGCTGCTGGTGGTGGTGTTCTCGCTGGTGGCGAAGCTCGCGTTCGATCAGTGGACGGGGTGA